acacacacacacacacacacacacacacacacacacacacacacacacacacacacacacacacacacacacacacacacacacacacacacacacacacacacacacacacacacacacacatatatatatatatatatatatatatatatatatatatatatatatatatatatatatatatatatatatatattttatatatatatttatttatttcttacacacctactcacatacagggaagtgtatatatatatatatatatatatatatatatatatatatatatatatatatatacagttatATGGTCTATTCTAACGAGCAGCGATCTGAAGATGCATAAATATGCAAAGTTATATACGGGATACGTAAAGCTTCTGGGCGGAGCTCACGTTTGACCATTATTCTCTGCGTCATCGTCTTCTAACGAAATGGAGGCACTATCTATATTATGTATGGGTGTGTATGACGGATTTAAAACTGTATTCCCTACACTCATCATCTTGAGTATGCCTATCACGTGCGTTTTCCGCCTCTGCTTGGTATCTCCACGAAGACGTCTGCTAGAATTTTGTCCTATGCTACTGCTGTTCACTGCAGTAGTTTGTAGCTATCTTTGTCGTCTCACTTTGAACTATGACGGCGTAGATCAGCAGTGGCCAATGATTTTCAGGTCAGCTCAAAATACTTGTATGCTGGTAGTACTATCATGGGCAGTGGTTGTGAGATGGGAATTAAAATGGCGGCGTACTCGCGACATCGGAGAATATTTCGGTAAGGAAAAAACAAGTGATGTTAATTACTAGTAGCCAAGATTGCTTTTGCTAGGTCTATGTTTTTTTGCCATTGTCTCAGCTTCAATTGTAGCTGGCGTCAAGGCTGTAGGGTATCTTCCTTGGAATTGGCTTACTACATTACAAATGGCAGCAACTGTGGTTGTGGTGATAGGGAATGTTACGGAATGTGAGGAATGCATCTGTTGGGATGTACTATGTACCGTCTTGGGTCTGATATGCATGACCCTTGAAACGTTGCTGTCAGATTTTTATGTATACAGCATGTACGTGCTCAGGGTATTCTTTCTGTCGTTGTCTACATTTGCCCAAATTGTGATGCTTACCAATGATGTCTTGAAAACGACTAAGTATTTgccaaaataaaaattttacttTTGTGTGATCGAATCTTGAAAAGCAATAACGTATTGTAAATGTGTGAAGTATCCATTTACAGTGTTGAGTTGGCAATTTATTGTCATCTAAAATTATTGTCGTTTCTATATCTACATACGTAGCAATCTTTAGATGTCAATTTGATAAATTTTTGAGTTGTCTACAATATCTATGATAACAATTTTATAATCAGTGTAAGATAGATTACGAGAGAAT
This window of the Corticium candelabrum chromosome 17, ooCorCand1.1, whole genome shotgun sequence genome carries:
- the LOC134193414 gene encoding uncharacterized protein LOC134193414, encoding MEALSILCMGVYDGFKTVFPTLIILSMPITCVFRLCLVSPRRRLLEFCPMLLLFTAVVCSYLCRLTLNYDGVDQQWPMIFRSAQNTCMLVVLSWAVVVRWELKWRRTRDIGEYFGLCFFAIVSASIVAGVKAVGYLPWNWLTTLQMAATVVVVIGNVTECEECICWDVLCTVLGLICMTLETLLSDFYVYSMYVLRVFFLSLSTFAQIVMLTNDVLKTTKYLPK